The DNA region CTGGCTCGCGTCCGCCGTCGAGGCCGGCTGGCACGGCTTCCCTGAACCGCTCCGGACCAGCATCCCCGTCAACGCCACCGTGCCCGCCGTTTCCGCGGACCGTGTCCCGGAGATCCTGGCCCGCTTCGGCCGAGTGGACGCCGTCAAGGTCAAGGTGGCGGAACGCGGCCAGACCCTCGACGACGACGCCGCCCGCCTCGCCGCCGTCCGCTCCGCCTTGCCGGACGCCGCTATCCGTGTGGACGCCAACGGCGGCTGGGAAGTGAGGCAGGCCATTGAGGCACTCACCCGGCTCGCCGCCGTCGGGCTTGAATACGCCGAGCAGCCCGTTCCCACCATCGAGGGGCTCGCCGAGGTGCGCCGCCAGTTGCGGGCAGCCGGGACGCCGGTGCTGATCGCGGCCGACGAAAGCGTGCGCAAGGAATCCGACCCCCTCCGCGTGGCGCGCGCCGGCGCGGCCGACCTGATCGTGGTCAAGGTGGCGCCGCTGGGGGGAGTACGGCGGGCGCTGGACATCGTGGCGCAGGCCGGGCTGCCCGCCGTCGTAAGTTCCGCCCTGGACACGTCCGTGGGGATCCGTGCCGGGCTGGCTTTGGCTGCCGCGC from Arthrobacter pascens includes:
- a CDS encoding o-succinylbenzoate synthase; protein product: MPADDALPPLRVPPLELPPLELPPLDELLAAAHVVSLPMRVKFRGILEREVMLLHGPVGWGEFGAFPEYANAEAARWLASAVEAGWHGFPEPLRTSIPVNATVPAVSADRVPEILARFGRVDAVKVKVAERGQTLDDDAARLAAVRSALPDAAIRVDANGGWEVRQAIEALTRLAAVGLEYAEQPVPTIEGLAEVRRQLRAAGTPVLIAADESVRKESDPLRVARAGAADLIVVKVAPLGGVRRALDIVAQAGLPAVVSSALDTSVGIRAGLALAAALPDLPYACGLGTVSLFQSDVTTDPLVADDGAIRLRDVHADAGLLEQFAASAERRVWWLDRLRRVHALLASH